Genomic window (Capsicum annuum cultivar UCD-10X-F1 chromosome 10, UCD10Xv1.1, whole genome shotgun sequence):
ttatgttgtttgctcTACTAATTTCCCTTCACTTTTTCGTCTCATAGTTGAGCACAAATCACGTTGTGATCCTATACTTTTTCGTTGTGATTGTCATCGCTTTTTCCTCTCATATGAAATTTTTGTACTATCAGTATATATAAGATAAACTCGCATctataaataaatttgatttcttttctctttttttctccaaataaaataaataatcacaagAAACTCCCACAAGAgcaataaataaaaggaaaagttCAAGTATGGAAAACTACAACCAATGACCTTAGCTTGAAAATTGATGGTCTTGAACCTTTGACCTTCCTCGCTCGCCCGTGGACAAACTTTCAAGGACAAAATTTTTACACTTGAAATTTTGCCCACGGAACAAACGAGAACAAAATTTAAAACCACCCACCTCTAAGGCCATTTTTATAAATCATTCGTTAATAAAAGAATTATTACATACAGGTCCaattataatgatatatttatgTAAATGAAAGTATTACATAAGAAAGgaccaaaataaattttaaaaaaataaataaaaaatcaatatcattcatcattcatatacttaacatcattattatcattagtAAAGTGGTAATCACCATTAGAATTGTTGAACTTTGATTACCTCTTGTAGAATTGctctttttttcatcatttttgactTGAGGTTGAATAACATTTTTGCAATCTAGACCTTCTTTGTCCTCTTTGCACATATTTGAAAAAAGTCCAGGTGGATATTTGCCATAAAGATTAATGTAATTAAACATAGTCACAGCACATCCATTTTGCACATTATTTAGCTCTTTTGCATGTTTGCATGCTAATTGCTTGAATGCATTGCAACATATTGTTGAATTGTAGTTAGGTCCTTTGCATTGGCTAGTTATTATGGTGTAGTTTTCCCTCTCAAAATCAATGGGACAATctttgtgaaaaaagaaaaaaagagaataaagtcAGTGACGAGAgataaaattttcactaaaaagtCAGATTCAAgatataataatgaaataaatacagaaaaaagTCACATGAATTGATAGTTTATAATGAGGAAGCCAACACAAAcaggggcggagccagccttTGACAAGGGATTCTTCGGAGAAAAATGATACTATTTATGCATGgctaaagttatatatatatatatatatatatttatatattttttttgaaccCCTTCAActaatttttcttcaaactttgaaccctttagttgaaattttgaCTCTGCCTCTTATTTACACACGCGATTAGAAGCCAATGAACCTTCAGAGGGGCAAGGGCATTAAATTTAGTCAAGAAAAATATAACTCGTTCAACTTATTCAAACTTGAGCACGTTGAGCTAAATACATACATTAAATTTAGGGGGCAAGTGCACCAACAACTCATTTGAGGATCGCTATTTAAGGCATATTCAAGAATTGCAAAATTCTTACAGGGTGTCAATTTTAGGATCAAACATAAGATCTACGAGATTGAAGTTGAAAATTCGAGTTTAAATTTTCAAACTTCAAACATACGAGTCTGATGCTAGGGACCATCTAGCCAGACTTCAAATTGCTTGCATAGTTCGAACTTCAGACAATTAGATCTAAAGTTAGGCTTGACAAACCCAACTTCAAAACAATTTTCACACATAAAATGGACTACAAGGAGCAATTTTCACATTTATTCATTGTTCGATCTGTATTGCAGATCAAATAAGTTAATTACTTAAACAAACATTCAACAGGTTATGTGTCAAACCATTTTTACATGCTCAATTATAATTCTAATTCTAATAATTTAACTTATTCATTTGACACCTCGTTATCAATTTTAACTCTTAATTTCTTAGAAGCAATAAttcttgagaaattaattaattttcttgaagaaaaaacaAGCCAAAAGAAGCCTAAAACAcatcaaatcataaaaatatctGCATGAATATGACATTTTAAAAAAtccaaagaagaataaaaataataaacataacaataatataataaatgcattAAATTAATACTAACTTCCTTGTTGTTGAAGAAGGGCACGTCCTGTTTGAACACGAGCCTCAAACACATCATCTAttcaaacaacaataataataattacgcCTCACTCTTTCAATAAAcgtaaaaacaatcaaaacattttttttaaaaaaaacaagaacaacattTTTTCGTTAATATCCAaattgaatgtatatatatattaaaaaagagaTCATATAAacgaaaaaaatacaattttttttttaaattacctTTGATGTAGGATGGAGAAGACAAGCCAACAAAAAggaagaagagaaacaaaaagaataacttttGGAAGCCCATTAAGCTTCTCTTCTTCTTTGgcaaatattatgaatttttttcttaattaatctatttttaattttatcacaattttgttcaaataaaaagtagaatttttttattttttttgaatttgtttttgtttagaGAGAGAAATGTTAGATGAATAAAGAGTGGAAGGTAatgaagagaaaagagaaagaCTCGGAGGAAACAAAGGACTTTTAAAGGCCGTGTAATTTGAAAGAtccaaaaaaatttaatgtaattttaGTTTGCGAATTTATTCACGATTgaaaatatactttatttaatcCTTTTTATTACTGAAATGACTCAATATTATCCTTTTAGAATTTAGACTAATGACAACGGGATAAAAGGGTAAATTTAGATCATTTGTAAGTTTGaggataaatataatttattttacaaatatatacAATTAATGTAATTTCAGTTTGGGAAACGGTTCAAATAGACCTCTGAATTATAGTATTATTAAATGCAAATATTtgctatttaaaaatattttatttttatccttatcattattGAAATGACTTAATATTGTCCTTTTAAACGAACGACAACAGGATAAAAGACCATCAAAGAATGTGGTGCAGCTGCTcctcccttaaccagaggtctcgggttcgaaCTCTGGGTATGAAAAAATCCTTGATAGGAAGCGCTTCCTTCCAAATGGGACCCTACACGGCGCGAATCCGAATTAGTTGGACTCCAATGCGGGTACAGGCTATCGgatgaaaaccaaaaaaaaaaagacagtaGGATAAAAGGATAAATTTAAATCATCTATAAGATCGAGgatgaatataatttattttgcaAATGTAGATGataaatgtaattttattttgcGAAACGGTTTAAATAAACCTCTCAACTATAGTatcatttaatttaaatttatccgctattcaaaaatattttattaaatccTTGTCATTATTGAAATGACTCAATACTCTCCTTTTAGACTAACGACAACAAGATAAAAGGGTAAATTTAAATCATTTGTAAGTTCGACggtaaatataatttattttacaaatgtATGTAATAAAACTGATCAAATTTGTAAATGAACTACAGTAGTATCATTTAGagcaaatttattttttgtttaaaaaatattttatttttagcgtTGTTATTACTAAATGACTCCATTTGGTCCTTCTAAGCTAACGACAACAGGATAAAAGAgtaaatttagattatttataagttttaaggataaatataatttatttgcaAACATTAAATGTAAGTTCATTTATATTCAATTGAAAGGTAATTAAGTGTCACGAACTATGAATAACCTTTAAAAGAGGATATAAATGCATGTCATTGTATATCAATTAAATTactatttcaccaaaaaaaaataaaaattacttaaacgtgtgaactattttttttctcttcaatcCTAActtgattatgtttttttttttttttttcttttgacgtAGTTTACCAATTTATTCAAACTAAATTTGTAGAAAATATATCAGTTAAAATAACCAAACATTATTTGCTTCCAGACAGGAGAGAATTAAATAGTTTGACTTTGGTTAATCTCTTCTTTTTGGggttcaatttttaattttggttttaagTAATATTGGTTGATTGGATTTGGTGACGTGGATCTCTAATAAGAGATCACGTgacaaaaataattttgcaaAANNNNNNNNNNNNNNNNNNNNNNNNNNNNNNNNNNNNNNNNNNNNNNNNNNNNNNNNNNNNNNNNNNNNNNNNNNNNNNNNNNNNNNNNNNNNNNNNNNNNCCCCATGActtgatgcatatcacatatgTTATCTCCCATTGATTCCAAACGATCAAAGATTAGTTTTTCAgtgctttgttcttccttttcttgaccataagacctatcaaaatcataagaagaccTAGCAATTGGGTTAGCATAATGGGGGGAGGGGGCATTCAGACATTGTCTCtcatgtccatctcgaccactacataaagaGCACCATTCTCCCAATAGGGTCaagatggtgcacatatctctactcggggagcatatctataatctcaCCGAGGGTGGGGTCCGCCagaatatggacatggatcattaaGGTATGATTTTCGACCACCAAATCCacgttcattccatgatgccatatcaacaaataaataagaatgaaaatctatctaaaacaagaaacaagaagaagataacaaataaatatttacaagtttgaaccaaAGCAAGTaatctaaaattccaaactaactcaatacaccaaattctTCCCTGGCAATGccgctatttttgataacgctcaacttacacgtcaatttagtgtaaggcggtcgttgtcaatatatttacccaacaagagtcggggttgaatccacgaggaaaaaTGTCAGTGGTGATTGAGTTAATTTGAAATAGAAGTGCTTTCCCAATTCAAGTCAAAGGTGCAAAATAGTTTGGGGGATTTTCAATCGTGTCGGatgtgaaagtaattcttgggattctaaaggactaattcgagactaagaataattagagtgtaatcaattataatagatcttgggactatgctttctTAGGGAAAAGATGTGTATGGGAACATGAcaatttgatgcaaattctaattattgatgatatggtaggctaggtctaacGCCTTTGAAGccagtctttcaacaaaaccacaaagatTTCACTCATTGGCTCTTTCAAACACCTAACAAATATGTCAATCAAAACCGCCCAATACTTCAATTggaaatccctatttctaggatgaaacCCAAGGcatagttaacttcacaaccaCTCTTACATCTAAGATAGTAATAGATTTGCAAACTATacacataattgtctaccatTGCTTTCGTCTTCACATCCCTCTTTTGagaatgatatggattcctaaacttcacccaaaacccttctttcaaagatggccttaagttttctagagtttggaactttcacccatcaaattcatttgggtatttggggctttcacccatcaatcCCAATCAATTTAATCAAGAAATGATAAAACCCATCATTAACAAACTAGCATATGCACAAATTAATCACTACCCACATACAACGGTATCCTAATcaggcataatcccaagaggtagatctagcaactcataatgataataaacacaagTAAATCAACATTTCCATCAAATttatccataagaaaataaagagagtgcaaaccacactttagaatccaatgaatcttcaatgggtgaagccaaatctacacttagaagtcactctaatgtcttcttagctcaaaatTTAGTACAAGTCTTTCTCCAAGCACCAAGAAGTTACAAAATCCCTAGACTAAATAAGGGAGGTAGAGTTGTAGAATGATTCCTAAAAATGAGCAACAAGACCCCTTAAACAAGCCCCACTTGTACATTTGACAAAATTGCCACATTGTTCTTGATCTGCTTGAGCGGATCCAAAGCGGATGGAGAGTAGATAGAGAGCAGATGGAAAGTATCTCCTAAGCAGGTGCAAAGAGGATCCAAAGCGGATGCAAAGTAGATGGctcttttccttcacattttgcctcttgttgacttgaatgacttgctcatctttcctttttaacctttacctacacaaatgagcatgaAGTAAGAGATTACCATCAAATAaatggaaaagcatgataatttaggcctAAAAGGTGATAGCaagtttgatgacttatcaaagggtcttggtacccaagttcaccttagtacaactttttaccCTTAGACGGATGGTTAAGCAgcaaggaccattcagactctagaagatatgttaagagcatgtgttgttaattttaaaggtagttgggatgaccacttttctttcatCGACTTcctatataataatagctatcattccagtattcagatagctccatttgaggctctttatggtaggagatatagatatccaattggttggttcgaggtaggtgagaccatagtagtaggtcctgacttggtgtttgatgccttagaaaaggttcagttgacaAGAAAAAGGCTTAGGGCAGCCCAAAGCcgatagaaatcgtatgcagatatgatgagaaaggattttgagtttgatattggcgattttgtgtacttaaaaacctttcccatgaagggagtaaagaggttcggcaagaagcggaagctcagtcctcgatatctCGGTCCTTATAGTATTCTCAtctattttgaaaaggtagcttacaagcttgagttgccttcaggcTTAgattcagtgcacccagtattccatgtctccttactGAATAAATGCATTGATGACCTAACAATTGTACTCCCTTTAAAGGGCGTAGATATTCAGAAGGATCTCTtttttgaagaggttccagtctaaATCCTTCATCGTCATATttacagactaaggaacaaataagttcccttggtcaaagttctttggtggaaccagtccattaagggagctacttgggatgcAAAAGAaaatatgtggaccaagtatcctcacctctttcccgcaaactcagactcatcttGAGCTAATAGTCTCCTTTAGATTTACTcaattccatgttcagttacagttaaaaacctggtatcagttaccattgtatattatttttataataatcatgcattcatgaatcagatcagccatgtaatcatgtctCAGTATGAAaacttagtttatcagtagttttagtcatgtaatcatgcttcaattGTGCATGTATAGTATGTAAACTCAGgatatcagtatttttcagtttgatcaatatcattcgaggatgaatgttcccaaggcggagatattgtaatacctcgtattttccTAGTTCAGTTTAGCTCTCAATATTTGAGAATTCCTATATATATACTTTCAAAAATACTAAGAATTTTCTAGGTTAAGACCAGTCATTATGTAGGAaatcagtcagctttccaatgatataaatttcacccaaatccgatattcgagtgagaagttatgacacttttagtgaaataGTATGTCAAATTGAGAAGCACTGCATCGTGGTGAGGGTCAAAATGGCAttcgtcagtttccagtgagacACCGCAATTCCAGCGCATTGTGGTGAAgtcccagttcccaattgtcttTTTCCAACGTGTCAACGCATCGTGCCAGAGTGCCATTTTGCAATTATCATTTTCTAGTAGCCCGACTCAATACCACCACGTCGCGCCAAAAGGGAATTTCACGATGGTCCATTTTTGAACAGTTTCAGCTGACTTTCAGTGGCTCACTGTGatgccaccgcatcgcggtgaagtcaAAAATTAGGAAttcaatgaaaaaaatttaattctttctaggggtaatttggtctttttccatggccctaatcaaTTTAAACATGTTAATTAACCCCTAATAACCTAGTTaagtcattattcactcaattttaccCCAAATCAAGAGCATTCTCTCAACTAACAAAATCCTAGCCTTCAATATTCAagagcaatcctcaagaattccacccagaaacttcaagaactcatcttcccaggtatgttagtgttcatccatgggcccttaccccccatggagtctaagaaccctatttaaaaatataagctttcagatttatgattttcttgCCTGAATTAGAtcgtattcatgattatgatgttgtttgggttttaatccatgataaATTACAGGTTTCATAaaattaagatagcatgtatggtgaattatgtgattctcatgttaaatccttgaatttacaagttgagtGTTGTATCCATGAATTTGTATATGTTTatcattatgtgaaataatcatgctccccaagtgtttatTAGAATGCCTttatgaattgaatagtgaaaccatgatatgttagcatgtgatttcattcatgtacaagttcatgccttgcaagtgtttgacaaaatgtctcaataaatgaatcatgaataagtgactagctagtatgctctcaagattgtgccatgccttactatcaatgctatcgagtcctgagggtattcaatacccgaaatctagctgtttacctagaattatagtagctacagaatagtctcagtaatgtcataaATAGTAGTACTccgttagttatagaactcaataaATCTCAGTCTAGTTCTACTCAGTTTAacaatcagtgtcattcagttgagagtaggatccAGAATCGAACGAACTCAAGGATAGGgtctcacctgtcagtagagagtgtgatccttagtagcagtccttgcgttccagaactacgtagtcagcataggttgagatatcaacctgccagttgagggttgatatgGTGTttacctaccaattgagggtaaTACTATTCTCATCagggaacctgccagtagagggtgacccttagtccttcgggatgaCCTTTCtatggatccatacagccagtgtctatactcgtggcatggtactgacacccttccaactagggttataggttggacccccaATTAATTTaaagaggggcatgtcagttagataattacctctcacagtcttaaTTTCATTCTTTAGTATAAATCTCAGTCCAGATCTACAAAACCATAGCTttcaattatcagttatataGCCAACAAAATTTAGTACTCAATTTTAGAATAAATCTAAGAcacagtatatatgtatatgcacagtattgcataatcaatatTTACAGTAtcttcagttatctatgtactctcattcacttatattcatatcactcagtcagttattatttatgcatattagCCAGACCTCATCTAGGAAaatagtacattccacgtactgatcgcatactcttttcttgtgctatgatgtatcgtatcataggttcaaatgctcaagttcctgaccaCGCTTATCTAGATTCAGTTAGcagcagcagatttagtagtgagtcctcatctatcaaggatattgttttattttagtattacagtagatttagtattttattagtcggagttagttggtgatacaagtatgatcaagatcatgacacttttaagtatttttgaagactagtcactaaagggctcttttataatttctctattatttgtaatgttgtacaaatagaaccttgtagggtttattttattagtttatgcttgatattgaagacACTACTCTTGTGATAGAGAGTTCTCAAAACTGAAATTAGGGCCTAGCATATGGGTGGATTCTCTTATGTGTTGCAAAGCTTGAGACTTTGGTGCTTTGAGAGatggacgcctctcttgtgtcattgtaagagttaggtgttttttGTATGAAGTANNNNNNNNNNNNNNNNNNNNNNNNNNNNNNNNNNNNNNNNNNNNNNNNNNNNNNNNNNNNNNNNNNNNNNNNNNNNNNNNNNNNNNNNNNNNNNNNNNNNNNNNNNNNNNNNNNNNNNNNNNNNNNNNNNNNNNNNNNNNNNNNNNNNNNNNNNNNNNNNNNNNNNNNNNNNNNNNNNNNNNNNNNNNNNNNNNNNNNNNNNNNNNNNNNNNNNNNNNNNNNNNNNNNNNNNNNNNNNNNNNNNNNNNNNNNNNNNNNNNNNNNNNNNNNNNNNNNNNNNNNNNNNNNNNNNNNNNNNNNNNNNNNNNNNNNNNNNNNNNNNNNNNNNNNNNNNNNNNNNNNNNNNNNNNNNNNNNNNNNNNNNNNNNNNNNNNNNNNNNNNNNNNNNNNNNNNNNNNNNNNNNNNNNNNNNNNNNNNNNNNNNNNNNNNNNNNNNNNNNNNNNNNNNNNNNNNNNNNNNNNNNNNNNNNNNNNNNNNNNNNNNNNNNNNNNNNNNNNNNNNNNNNNNNNNNNNNNNNNNNNNNNNNNNNNNNNNNNNNNNNNNNNNNNNNNNNNNNNNNNNNNNNNNNNNNNNNNNNNNNNNNNNNNNNNNNNNNNNNNNNNNNNNNNNNNNNNNNNNNNNNNNNNNNNNNNNNNNNNNNNNNNNNNNNNNNNNNNNNNNNNNNNNNNNNNNNNNNNNNNNNNNNNNNNNNNNNNNNNNNNNNNNNNNNNNNNNNNNNNNNNNNNNNNNNNNNNNNNNNNNNNNNNNNNNNNNNNNNNNNNNNNNNNNNNNNNNNNNNNNNNNNNNNNNNNNNNNNNNNNNNNNNNNNNNNNNNNNNNNNNNNNNNNNNNNNNNNNNNNNNNNNNNNNNNNNNNNNNNNNNNNNNNNNNNNNNNNNNNNNNNNNNNNNNNNNNNNNNNNNNNNNNNNNNNNNNNNNNNNNNNNNNNNNNNNNNNNNNNNNNNNNNNNNNNNNNNNNNNNNNNNNNNNNNNNNNNNNNNNNNNNNNNNNNNNNNNNNNNNNNNNNNNNNNNNNNNNNNNNNNNNNNNNNNNNNNNNNNNNNNNNNNNNNNNNNNNNNNNNNNNNNNNNNNNNNNNNNNNNNNNNNNNNNNNNNNNNNNNNNNNNNNNNNNNNNNNNNNNNNNNNNNNNNNNNNNNNNNNNNNNNNNNNNNNNNNNNNNNNNNNNNNNNNNNNNNNNNNNNNNNNNNNNNNNNNNNNNNNNNNNNNNNNNNNNNNNNNNNNNNNNNNNNNNNNNNNNNNNNNNNNNNNNNNNNNNNNNNNNNNNNNNNNNNNNNNNNNNNNNNNNNNNNNNNNNNNNNNNNNNNNNNNNNNNNNNNNNNNNNNNNNNNNNNNNNNNNNNNNNNNNNNNNNNNNNNNNNNNNNNNNNNNNNNNNNNNNNNNNNNNNNNNNNNNNNNNNNNNNNNNNNNNNNNNNNNNNNNNNNNNNNNNNNNNNNNNNNNNNNNNNNNNNNNNNNNNNNNNNNNNNNNNNNNNNNNNNNNNNNNNNNNNNNNNNNNNNNNNNNNNNNNNNNNNNNNNNNNNNNNNNNNNNNNNNNNNNNNNNNNNNNNNNNNNNNNNNNNNNNNNNNNNNNNNNNNNNNNNNNNNNNNNNNNNNNNNNNNNNNNNNNNNNNNNNNNNNNNNNNNNNNNNNNNNNNNNNNNNNNNNNNNNNNNNNNNNNNNNNNNNNNNNNNNNNNNNNNNNNNNNNNNNNNNNNNNNNNNNNNNNNNNNNNNNNNNNNNNNNNNNNNNNNNNNNNNNNNNNNNNNNNNNNNNNNNNNNNNNNNNNNNNNNNNNNNNNNNNNNNNNNNNNNNNNNNNNNNNNNNNNNNNNNNNNNNNNNNNNNNNNNNNNNNNNNNNNNNNNNNNNNNNNNNNNNNNNNNNNNNNNNNNNNNNNNNNNNNNNNNNNNNNNNNNNNNNNNNNNNNNNNNNNNNNNNNNNNNNNNNNNNNNNNNNNNNNNNNNNNNNNNNNNNNNNNNNNNNNNNNNNNNNNNNNNNNNNNNNNNNNNNNNNNNNNNNNNNNNNNNNNNNNNNNNNNNNNNNNNNNNNNNNNNNNNNNNNNNNNNNNNNNNNNNNNNNNNNNNNNNNNNNNNNNNNNNNNNNNNNNNNNNNNNNNNNNNNNNNNNNNNNNNNNNNNNNNNNNNNNNNNNNNNNNNNNNNNNNNNNNNNNNNNNNNNNNNNNNNNNNNNNNNNNNNNNNNNNNNNNNNNNNNNNNNNNNNNNNNNNNNNNNNNNNNNNNNNNNNNNNNNNNNNNNNNNNNNNNNNNNNNNNNNNNNNNNNNNNNNNNNNNNNNNNNNNNNNNNNNNNNNNNNNNNNNNNNNNNNNNNNNNNNNNNNNNNNNNNNNNNNNNNNNNNNNNNNNNNNNNNNNNNNNNNNNNNNNNNNNNNNNNNNNNNNNNNNNNNNNNNNNNNNNNNNNNNNNNNNNNNNNNNNNNNNNNNNNNNNNNNNNNNNNNNNNNNNNNNNNNNNNNNNNNNNNNNNNNNNNNNNNNNNNNNNNNNNNNNNNNNNNNNNNNNNNNNNNNNNNNNNNNNNNNNNNNNNNNNNNNNNNNNNNNNNNNNNNNNNNNNNNNNNNNNNNNNNNNNNNNNNNNNNNNNNNNNNNNNNNNNNNNNNNNNNNNNNNNNNNNNNNNNNNNNNNNNNNNNNNNNNNNNNNNNNNNNNNNNNNNNNNNNNNNNNNNNNNNNNNNNNNNNNNNNNNNNNNNNNNNNNNNNNNNNNNNNNNNNNNNNNNNNNNNNNNNNNNNNNNNNNNNNNNNNNNNNNNNNNNNNNNNNNNNNNNNNNNNNNNNNNNNNNNNNNNNNNNNNNNNNNNNNNNNNNNNNNNNNNNNNNNNNNNNNNNNNNNNNNNNNNNNNNNNNNNNNNNNNNNNNNNNNNNNNNNNNNNNNNNNNNNNNNNNNNNNNNNNNNNNNNNNNNNNNNNNNNNNNNNNNNNNNNNNNNNNNNNNNNNNNNNNNNNNNNNNNNNNNNNNNNNNNNNNNNNNNNNNNNNNNNNNNNNNNNNNNNNNNNNNNNNNNNNNNNNNNNNNNNNNgcctctcttgtgtcattgtaagagttaggtgttttttGTATGaagtattaaaggtccaagagtgaatatgctcttgggttgttaagactacatcaacacttgtttaactatctatctttgtttcttgtcctaatcttgtagtttatgttgttgttgttcaatccgtttggttattgtggttgtaacattgttgttcttcatttttatggTCATAATATAGTTTAGTTTGCTGCGGaaaattaggtgttaaacacctcattacatggtgttcttattgtgttcttgaatctgagagggtcaccaaaagaggtccatagttccttgaatgttttcttgtgttcttgggttgtattgtatcatttggtatcaaataaaggtttgattttttttccaacaaaatcaatcttgggattattatcttgaaaataaaaaaaaaaagtgaaaaggaagaaaaaaaaagttactattcACGTTTTAGGGTCTTtcaaaaaatcttgatttttgtgtgttttgtgtgttactagtgttagatccttgttccctaacactattagattctagaaattgaaaataccaacaaaaaataagtgtcaaaatcaaaaatcccccccccccccaaaaaaaactaaacccatttttgaccctaggtcaaattttaagtttttgattttgtgtttttcttgtgtttttagtgttagatttgtgttatCTAACACTATAGGATTATAGGGttagaatttgagctaaattggaggttatttgagccatccaccattgttaagcttgagtttgaagaagcctgaaggtgggatctcattatgggaggttgttttgaactcacGCATGTTTTGTTTTGTAGAATTTGTATTGTATTATTGTGTGTGGCATTATGGAATGATTGGGTGTCTTGTTGGACCGTAACTTGAAGGTTTATTTTTTGTATAAccacaatggaacccgaggcttcaaatgctcaaacaatggataataatgccatcaatctcattttggctcgccttgaaactatgtcctgagatgtggctaggttgaatgtgggtcttgagaaattagatac
Coding sequences:
- the LOC107844876 gene encoding GPI-anchored protein LLG2, with the translated sequence MGFQKLFFLFLFFLFVGLSSPSYIKDDVFEARVQTGRALLQQQGNCPIDFERENYTIITSQCKGPNYNSTICCNAFKQLACKHAKELNNVQNGCAVTMFNYINLYGKYPPGLFSNMCKEDKEGLDCKNVIQPQVKNDEKKSNSTRGNQSSTILMVITTLLMIIMMLSI